The Aptenodytes patagonicus chromosome 10, bAptPat1.pri.cur, whole genome shotgun sequence genomic sequence ttttacattttaagatCATGCTCAAATCTCTTGCATTATCAGTACTTCTTTTCTGGTATTTAAACTAAATTCTGTAATGAAGTTAGAAATAAATTAGCCCAATAAATGAGGCTATGTTTTCAATATATTGTTTTAACAATTCCAAATAAATGCATTAACTGTATGAAAGTAAGCAAAGTTCATTCAATTAAACTGTAGTAGCTTCTAACATTATATACTAATGCAAGCAATGGGTACAGACtactgaagtatttatttctttaagcaATTCTCTTGCTCTATCCTCAGGCCTTGGCCTCTCTCAGGATGTTGCTGGAGCAACTTTTATGGCTGCTGGAAGCTCTGCTCCAGAGCTTGTCACTGCTTTTCTAGGTAAGAGACATATGTTTTGACTCCTCAGAATCTAGAATTCTTTTCCTTGCATGCCAAACTGAAACGTACCAGAGAGTCATTTTCCTTATAGGAGTCTTCGTGACAAAGGGAGATATCGGCGTCAGCACCATCCTTGGATCAGCAGTTTATAATCTTCTTGGTATTTCTGCAGCTTGTGGACTGTTTTCCAGCATGGTATGTATCAACTTTGATAGTTCTGCTCCTAAGAGCCAAATGGTTATCCTTTCTGATTTGCCAACAAAAGCCAAGAGAGACTTACTATGACAACTGTCAAGTTTATTATTTAGTAGCAAAACCAGCATGTAATCAGTTTTAAGGTATCTTGCtatgaaagtttttaaaaacactAACTTGTTAAATATCATACTTAAGTCATTCCTAAGAATCTTAAATTTTTACATAATATAGAAACAACATATTGATGCAGCATTTACAGCACTTAGTGAAAGTATTACAGGCAAGtttaagaaaagtaaatgaaTCTGTGATCTGCAGGTTTCGAGGCTATCCTGTTGGCCGCTGTTTAGAGACTGTCTGGCATATACAATTAGTGTAGCGGCGGTCCTTGCGATGATATCTGACAACAGAATTTACTGGTAAGAGCACAAGTAGCATTGAATTCATGTTGACTGGAGATTAGTGAGACAGTGTTTtgacaaacaaaccaacaaacccaaacttcAAATAGCCTGAACTGCCATTCACTAGCAGGAGTAAACATCCTGCTGGCTTTAAAAACCATAGAAAGTCACAATCCTTGTAAATATTATTACCTAAACACTCAAACCCTGCATATTTATAAAGTTTGATCTGCATAGGTTTGTCTGTATAGACTTCACAATTTCTATCATAACTGTTTTGGCATAGCAATTAGTCTTCATAGTTTACTCCTTTTAAGCCTTTCCTTTGGTAGCATCACTGTTAAGGAAAATATTTGTCTGCCAGAAGCAGATCACGAGCTTCTGAAGTTTTAACACTCTTCCATCAACACTGAAACTCCTGTTGCCTCAACAAGTCAGTCAGGTCCAGCACTAAGTCTCCGGAGTTTCTAACTCAAAATAGCACATACTATCCCTCTCTTTAACCATGACATGAAGACTCAATTTCGCAAACATCAGTAGGATGTGCAATCAGCAAGATCCCCTGGAAAACATGCAGCTATACAATACACAAACAAGATTCTGCAGGGGAGGGGAATTAATCAAACTGCTGAAAGACACGGAGGCACTCATGAACTTCCATGACACCGGCCATACAACGCCAAATAGAtgcttttgtgtgttttccttttgctaCTCATgcaaattttctctctctctctctccgcccccccccagccccgtctcCTTACACCAGCCATTTTAACGAGTTAAAGAGTCGGGTTTCTTTAGGTTACATGTTATGTAAAACCTATTTTTCATTCTAGGTATGAAAGTGCATCCTTATTATTGATATACGGGTGTTATATTCTGGTACTGTGTTTTGACATTAAAATCAACCAATACCTCATGAAAAAGTTCAGTCCCTGCTGTACGTGTTTTACAAAAGCTATGGAAGAGAATGCTGAGCAGCAGCCACTGGTTGGATGGAGGGAAGAGAGTGGACCTCTAATTCGTCAACAGTCAAGAACAGACAGCGGAATTTTTCAAGATGAGCTGGATTACTCTCAACTTTCAAAAAGCATGCATGGGCTTGATGAAATCTCTGAAGGTATAAGTATTATTACAGTTGTCTCTAGCACTCTGCATGCCCATCTGCGTCAGTTCTAATAAAGAGTAGATTCCGAGATATTATTAAGATTTTGTTCACAAAAGAACTCCAGCATAGTATTTAGGTAAATCATTATTCTTCCCTGGAATATAACATTAAGCAAAATCAGAGTGGTGGTATTTATATGAAGTTAGTTGCTAGAGGAATGCTAGGGTAGTTGCTCATTTGTGTCATACTCTAACAGCAGACTTCCATCAGTCTTTGCTGTGCACATTTGAAACTTCCCAGCAACACTGCTTGTAAAATGCAGTATCAGCTGAAAGACACACTGGTACTGTACTAATGTATACTGTTTTCCTATGCAAATGGCAGGTTCATAGCTCAAAATGTGCATTATATCAGAAATAAAGGAATAGCTATGATGTGGCCACAGATCATCAGTTTCCTCTTCACTTAGACAAAAACCAGCAGTTGGTACTTACTCTTGGTTAACGTTTTGTGTAAACCTTTatagaaaagttcatttttcatcCACCTTAGTTCTCTCCTAGTGACGTGGTAATAAAGAACATTTGATTTCAGAGATTTGTCCAGTGTGATGTAGGTACAGGGTAAGACTACAGCTAGAACTCGAGGaagtattttttaccttttttcagTATTCTCACAAGTAGAGGCCAGCAATATGACTGTACGCTACGGATTCAAGCTTAATGCTACAATTTAAAATAGTTACTTTTTCTTCAACAGATCATCCAAGTGTCTTCACTGTGCCTGAAGCAGATATGAAGAGAATTTTGTGGGTGTTATCCCTTCCTATTATTACACTACTCTACTTGACTATACCAGATTGCAGAAGACAGTTTTGGAGGAACTGGTTCATGgtgacatttttaatttcagcagcaTGGATTTCTGCAATAACTTACGTTCTTGTATGGATGATAACAATAGCAGGTAGGTACCTAAAGTGCTGCCGCTATACAGAATCAACCAATCGAGAAtcactgaaaaaacagttttctcccTGTGAAGTTTTCCTTTCCGCAATTAACAGTTTAGCAACACATActttgctgtaaaaaaacccaacaaacaaaaccaaaaccttatGCTTGACTGCTTAGTTTGCCACCTTCTTCCATCTAATGAAAACCACTTCAGAGTTTAGCTGCTTCAGACTGCTTACTATCACACGAATGAGAATTTGTTTACATAGCTACAAAAACCAGCCTGTATTTAAGAGAGACAGTTTCATTAAACTGTCTAAAAAAGAGACAGTTTCATGAAATGAAACAATTAGATACACAGCAATAAACTCGTCAAGCTGAAGTCTGACAAACATGGATTCCACCAAGACTGGAATTAAAGGTTCAGGGTTCTGTAAAAGATCCATTATTTCTATACCTGTATTTTTTGTGAACACTATAGTAAGAGATTCAGCATTAAATCAACTgccaaaaaaccctcccaaatttttgtactattttatttcaactatagCATCATGTGTTTATTAAACACtcctggtgtgtgtgtgtgtatgtatacctCTTACAAATCTGCATCATAAAGTGAAGCAGTAAAAGAATTGCATTTAAGTGAGAGAAGGGGTAAGAATTTGTAAAAACATTCTCTTAAAAATATCTTAAGGTATTAAAGGTCTCCTCATTTCACTGTTTCTCTGGTCAGCTTGAGAAAAATCCAGTT encodes the following:
- the SLC24A5 gene encoding sodium/potassium/calcium exchanger 5 — translated: MFLAVSIVCDDYFLPSLEIISECLGLSQDVAGATFMAAGSSAPELVTAFLGVFVTKGDIGVSTILGSAVYNLLGISAACGLFSSMVSRLSCWPLFRDCLAYTISVAAVLAMISDNRIYWYESASLLLIYGCYILVLCFDIKINQYLMKKFSPCCTCFTKAMEENAEQQPLVGWREESGPLIRQQSRTDSGIFQDELDYSQLSKSMHGLDEISEDHPSVFTVPEADMKRILWVLSLPIITLLYLTIPDCRRQFWRNWFMVTFLISAAWISAITYVLVWMITIAGETLGIPESVMGLTLLAAGTSVPDTVASVLVARKGNGDMAMSNIVGSNVFDMLCLGIPWFIKTAFINTSGPIEVNSGGLTYTAISLICSVVFIFLAVHLNGWKIDKKLGAICLVLYLVFTILSILYELGIIGNNPTRVCGN